One part of the Chryseobacterium sp. 7 genome encodes these proteins:
- a CDS encoding acetyl-CoA C-acyltransferase has translation MKEVFIVSAVRTPMGSFMGSLSTVPATKLGATAVKGALDKIGLDPNAVQEIYMGNVLQAGEGQAPARQVALGAGLSINTPSTTVNKVCASGMKAVTMAAQAIKAGDAEVIVAGGMENMSLVPHYYNARVATKLGDIKMLDGMVLDGLTDVYNKVHMGVCAEKCAADYNITREDQDNFAIESYKRSAKAWSEGKFSEEIVPVSIPQRKGEPVIFAEDEEYKAVNFDRISTLPTVFKKEEGTVTAANASTLNDGASALILVSKEKMEELGLKPLAKIVSYADAAHEPENFTTAPAKALPIALKKAGLEVSDIDFFEFNEAFSVVGLANNKILGLDAAKVNVNGGAVALGHPLGSSGSRIIVTLINVLKQNNAKYGAAAICNGGGGASAIVIENI, from the coding sequence ATGAAAGAAGTATTCATTGTTTCCGCAGTAAGAACACCTATGGGGAGTTTTATGGGAAGCTTATCAACAGTTCCGGCTACAAAACTGGGAGCAACTGCTGTAAAAGGAGCATTAGATAAAATTGGTTTAGATCCTAATGCTGTTCAGGAAATCTATATGGGAAATGTTCTTCAGGCAGGAGAAGGCCAGGCACCGGCTCGTCAGGTAGCATTAGGTGCAGGTCTTTCAATCAATACACCTTCTACTACAGTGAATAAAGTTTGTGCTTCAGGAATGAAGGCTGTAACAATGGCAGCTCAGGCAATCAAAGCTGGAGATGCAGAAGTAATTGTTGCAGGAGGTATGGAGAATATGTCTTTAGTTCCTCACTATTACAACGCAAGAGTAGCTACCAAGTTAGGCGATATCAAAATGCTTGACGGAATGGTACTTGACGGTCTTACAGACGTATACAACAAAGTACATATGGGAGTATGTGCAGAAAAATGTGCGGCAGACTATAATATTACAAGAGAAGATCAGGATAATTTCGCTATTGAATCTTACAAAAGATCAGCAAAAGCGTGGAGCGAAGGTAAATTCAGTGAAGAAATTGTACCGGTTTCTATTCCTCAGAGAAAAGGAGAGCCCGTAATCTTTGCTGAAGATGAAGAATACAAAGCTGTAAACTTCGACAGAATTTCAACCCTTCCTACTGTATTCAAAAAAGAAGAAGGAACGGTAACTGCAGCTAATGCATCTACTCTGAACGATGGGGCTTCTGCATTAATCCTTGTTTCCAAAGAAAAAATGGAAGAGCTTGGATTAAAACCTCTTGCAAAAATCGTTTCTTACGCTGATGCAGCACACGAGCCTGAAAACTTTACAACTGCTCCGGCTAAAGCTTTACCTATCGCTCTTAAAAAAGCAGGATTGGAAGTTTCTGACATTGATTTCTTCGAATTCAACGAAGCTTTCTCTGTAGTAGGATTGGCTAATAACAAAATTTTAGGATTAGATGCCGCTAAAGTAAACGTAAACGGCGGTGCTGTAGCTCTAGGACATCCACTGGGAAGTTCAGGATCAAGAATCATCGTTACATTAATTAACGTATTGAAGCAAAATAACGCAAAATACGGTGCAGCAGCAATCTGCAACGGTGGTGGAGGAGCTTCTGCTATCGTAATTGAAAATATCTAA
- a CDS encoding nucleoside permease: MNLKLRLTILSFLQFFVWGAWLITMANFWFGTKHWDGTQFGAVFGTMGIASIFMPTITGIIADRWINAERIFSVLHILYGVILFVLPHSADPNSFFSVMLLAMCFYMPTIALANSISYTILKNNNLDVVKDFPPIRVWGTIGFIVAMWITNLSGNKATEGQFYIGGAVAILLGIYALTLPKCPPQKLIDKNSPLSEQLGLNAFKLFGNYKMALFFLFSMLLGAALQLTNAYGDVFLSEFAHFPKYADSFVVQRSTIIMSISQVSETLFILAIPFFLKKFGIKKVMLMSMLAWVLRFGFFAYGVPDGFGLSLIILSCIVYGMAFDFFNISGSLFVETTTDKKIRSSAQGLFMMMTNGFGAVFGSYIAGWAIDKFFTHKFTTASDLSTYLQTTPDNPTFLEILKNSFNSAVNSDGTLSAVVMVKDWQQIWLSFAIYALVLAIFFGILFKHKHNPEDVSSVKH; the protein is encoded by the coding sequence ATGAATTTAAAATTACGACTGACCATCCTCAGTTTTCTCCAGTTTTTTGTGTGGGGAGCATGGCTGATTACGATGGCTAACTTCTGGTTTGGCACCAAACATTGGGACGGAACGCAGTTTGGAGCAGTGTTCGGAACAATGGGAATTGCTTCCATATTTATGCCAACCATTACTGGAATTATTGCAGACCGCTGGATCAATGCGGAACGTATTTTTTCAGTATTACACATTCTGTATGGGGTCATTCTTTTCGTACTTCCTCATTCAGCAGACCCGAATTCTTTCTTTTCGGTGATGCTGCTGGCTATGTGTTTCTACATGCCTACGATCGCCCTGGCTAACTCTATTTCTTATACAATCCTGAAAAATAATAATCTGGATGTTGTAAAAGACTTCCCACCCATTCGTGTATGGGGAACTATTGGTTTTATTGTAGCCATGTGGATTACCAATCTTAGTGGAAACAAAGCGACAGAAGGACAGTTTTATATTGGAGGGGCTGTAGCTATTCTCTTAGGTATCTATGCTCTTACATTACCCAAATGCCCACCGCAAAAGCTTATTGATAAAAATTCACCATTATCTGAACAGTTAGGATTGAATGCATTTAAGCTTTTCGGAAACTATAAAATGGCATTGTTTTTCTTATTCTCAATGCTTTTAGGAGCGGCACTTCAGCTTACCAATGCTTATGGAGATGTGTTCTTAAGTGAATTTGCCCATTTTCCGAAATATGCAGACTCATTTGTAGTACAGAGATCTACAATCATTATGTCAATTTCTCAGGTTTCTGAAACCCTGTTTATCCTGGCAATTCCTTTCTTCTTGAAGAAATTCGGAATCAAAAAAGTAATGCTGATGTCTATGCTGGCCTGGGTGTTAAGATTCGGATTCTTTGCATATGGTGTTCCGGACGGGTTCGGGCTTTCATTAATCATTCTTTCCTGTATTGTGTACGGAATGGCTTTCGATTTCTTTAATATCTCAGGTTCACTTTTCGTAGAAACTACTACTGATAAAAAGATACGCTCTTCGGCTCAGGGATTGTTTATGATGATGACTAACGGTTTCGGAGCTGTTTTTGGAAGTTATATTGCAGGATGGGCTATTGATAAATTCTTTACACATAAATTTACAACGGCTTCAGATCTGTCTACCTATCTTCAAACGACACCGGATAATCCTACTTTCCTGGAAATTTTAAAGAACAGTTTCAATTCAGCTGTGAATTCAGACGGAACTCTTTCTGCTGTAGTGATGGTAAAAGACTGGCAGCAGATATGGCTTTCTTTCGCGATCTATGCACTGGTGCTGGCAATATTTTTTGGTATATTGTTTAAACATAAACATAACCCGGAAGATGTTTCATCCGTAAAGCATTAA
- a CDS encoding bifunctional nuclease family protein, whose protein sequence is MDYKQLIIRGISYSQTQSGAYALLLEHEETHIKLPVVIGNFEAQSISLGLEKDIHPPRPLTHDLFTKFIVSANYELISVIIYQIVDGVFFSNINFKNKVTEEELILDARTSDAVAMAVRFDAPIFTTQQVLNEAGILLELEDVAKEDQSFSETVQTEDSLKSLSMEELQKLLEDAVKEEDYDTALEIQEEIKRRKKKID, encoded by the coding sequence ATGGATTATAAGCAGCTAATTATTCGCGGAATATCGTACAGCCAGACACAATCAGGGGCGTACGCATTGTTACTGGAGCATGAAGAAACACACATAAAATTACCTGTTGTTATAGGAAATTTCGAAGCCCAGTCTATCTCTCTCGGACTGGAAAAAGATATACATCCACCGCGTCCTCTTACTCATGATTTATTTACAAAATTTATTGTTTCTGCCAATTATGAGTTAATTTCTGTCATAATCTATCAGATTGTAGACGGAGTATTCTTTTCTAATATCAATTTTAAAAATAAAGTTACTGAAGAAGAATTAATCCTTGATGCCAGAACTTCTGATGCCGTTGCCATGGCCGTAAGATTTGATGCCCCAATATTTACCACACAGCAGGTGTTAAATGAAGCAGGAATTTTACTGGAGCTGGAAGACGTTGCAAAAGAAGATCAGTCCTTCTCAGAAACTGTACAGACGGAAGACAGCCTGAAATCTCTTTCTATGGAAGAGCTTCAGAAATTACTGGAAGATGCCGTTAAAGAAGAAGACTATGATACCGCCCTTGAAATTCAGGAAGAAATCAAGAGGAGGAAAAAGAAAATTGACTAA
- a CDS encoding electron transfer flavoprotein subunit alpha/FixB family protein codes for MAVFVYAENINGVYKKAAFEAVSYAKAIADKAGDTVTAISVNPTDSSDLLYKYGASNVINIKDEGLKNFSAKAFAQAVSEVADGNIIVFPHTTDASSVAPMLAVMKNYSLITNALEAPESLSPFQVKRRAFSGKGFMHAKAEGNGVIVTVSQNAFGVKENAVSGSEEVKNLSVANEDTKVISHEQSSGKLDLKEAEVVVSAGRGMKGPENWGMIEDLANVLGAATACSKPVSDIGWRPHTEHVGQTGKAISPNLYVAVGISGAIQHLAGVNSSKTIVVINSDPEAPFFKSADYGVVGDAFQIIPALTEKIKAIKG; via the coding sequence ATGGCAGTATTCGTATACGCAGAAAATATAAACGGAGTTTACAAAAAAGCAGCTTTCGAAGCAGTTTCTTACGCTAAAGCTATTGCTGATAAAGCTGGAGATACCGTAACGGCAATCTCTGTAAACCCAACAGATTCTTCAGATTTATTGTACAAATATGGAGCATCAAACGTTATCAACATCAAAGACGAAGGTCTTAAAAACTTCTCAGCAAAAGCATTTGCACAGGCTGTAAGTGAAGTGGCAGACGGAAATATAATCGTTTTCCCTCATACTACTGATGCCTCTTCCGTTGCTCCTATGCTTGCTGTAATGAAGAACTATTCTTTAATTACCAACGCACTGGAAGCTCCTGAAAGCCTTTCTCCTTTCCAGGTAAAAAGAAGAGCATTCTCAGGAAAAGGTTTCATGCATGCAAAAGCAGAAGGAAACGGAGTAATTGTTACCGTTTCTCAAAATGCTTTCGGTGTTAAAGAAAATGCAGTATCTGGTTCAGAAGAAGTGAAAAACTTATCCGTAGCCAATGAAGATACTAAAGTAATTTCTCACGAGCAGAGTTCAGGTAAATTAGACCTTAAAGAAGCAGAAGTTGTTGTTTCTGCCGGTAGAGGAATGAAAGGACCTGAAAACTGGGGTATGATTGAAGATTTAGCAAACGTTTTAGGAGCTGCTACAGCATGTTCTAAACCGGTTTCTGATATCGGATGGAGACCTCACACAGAACACGTAGGACAGACAGGTAAAGCAATTTCCCCTAACCTTTATGTGGCTGTAGGAATTTCAGGAGCTATTCAGCACCTTGCTGGAGTAAACTCTTCGAAAACGATCGTAGTAATCAACAGTGATCCTGAAGCACCGTTCTTCAAGTCTGCTGACTACGGAGTAGTAGGAGATGCTTTCCAGATTATTCCTGCATTGACAGAGAAAATTAAAGCAATTAAAGGATAA